A genomic segment from Syntrophotalea acetylenivorans encodes:
- a CDS encoding metallophosphoesterase, translating to MLLFVLVFLTIYGLMHALVFWGMHPLLVSHPALPSLVWGWMGLMIVSPVAVRLLDHSGYVATARGLAWVGYCWMGLLFIAFCLFAAMAGWHLLALLTKQLLPDLPLLTLHRPAGSALMLLITLVSGLYGVYEANDLRIEEIRLYSEKLPLGRERLRIAQISDLHLGLLHRGETLAPVLTELQQLQPDLLIATGDIVDAQMDHLAPLSKLWQQINPPLGKYAVTGNHEYYAGLDQSLNFLKRSDFTMLRNKGVTVNQTITLVGVDDPTGGQNNQEAHLLERHRQGYFTVLLKHRPLIDKKAAGLFDLQLSGHAHRGQIFPFNLLTALEYPRQNGLYDLPEGGWLYTSRGTGSWGPPMRILSPPEITLFEIVQKKGSRD from the coding sequence ATGCTCCTGTTTGTGTTGGTCTTTCTGACAATCTACGGCCTGATGCACGCCCTGGTTTTCTGGGGCATGCATCCCCTGCTGGTCAGCCACCCTGCCCTTCCGAGCCTGGTCTGGGGTTGGATGGGATTGATGATCGTTTCCCCGGTGGCAGTCCGGCTTCTGGATCACAGCGGGTATGTTGCAACGGCACGGGGCCTGGCGTGGGTCGGCTATTGTTGGATGGGACTGCTGTTTATCGCCTTCTGCCTGTTTGCCGCCATGGCGGGCTGGCATCTGCTGGCCCTGCTGACAAAACAGCTGTTACCCGATCTGCCCCTGCTGACTCTACACAGGCCAGCCGGTTCCGCGCTGATGTTGTTGATTACACTTGTTTCGGGACTGTATGGAGTTTACGAAGCGAACGACCTGCGCATCGAAGAGATACGGCTTTACTCGGAAAAACTGCCCCTCGGCCGTGAGCGACTACGCATTGCCCAGATATCGGATCTGCATCTCGGGTTGCTTCACCGCGGAGAAACCCTGGCTCCGGTGCTGACCGAGCTGCAACAGTTGCAACCGGATTTGTTGATTGCCACCGGTGACATCGTCGATGCGCAAATGGATCATCTCGCCCCCTTGAGCAAACTCTGGCAACAGATCAACCCGCCCCTGGGAAAATACGCGGTTACCGGCAACCACGAATATTACGCCGGCCTCGACCAATCGCTTAACTTTTTAAAACGCAGTGACTTTACCATGTTGCGTAATAAGGGGGTCACTGTGAACCAGACTATCACTCTGGTCGGGGTGGACGATCCAACGGGAGGACAGAACAACCAAGAGGCGCACCTGTTAGAACGACACCGCCAAGGCTATTTCACCGTACTGCTCAAACACCGGCCCCTCATAGACAAAAAAGCTGCCGGTCTCTTCGACCTGCAGCTTTCTGGACACGCCCATCGCGGCCAGATATTCCCTTTCAATCTGTTGACGGCCCTTGAATATCCCCGACAAAACGGGCTCTACGATCTACCGGAAGGCGGTTGGCTCTACACCAGCCGCGGCACCGGCAGCTGGGGGCCTCCCATGCGTATCCTCTCGCCTCCGGAAATCACCCTGTTTGAAATTGTACAGAAGAAAGGGTCCAGGGATTAA
- the efp gene encoding elongation factor P, with translation MLSTSDLRKGTKLMIDGEPHVIAQFDFSKPGKGQALYKCKLRNMITGALFDRTYRSGESFEPAALHESDMQYLYQDESGYVFMDQKTYEQTTLPEEALGDQKYFLVDNMEVKILMFGERGIGITLPNFVNLRVTQSEPWVKGDTAAGNNKPATVESGYTLQVPSFVEEGTLIQIDTRTGEYVTRVKE, from the coding sequence ATGCTGAGCACGTCCGACCTGCGTAAAGGTACCAAGCTGATGATCGACGGCGAACCGCACGTCATCGCCCAGTTCGATTTTTCTAAACCTGGCAAAGGCCAAGCCCTATATAAATGCAAACTGCGTAACATGATTACCGGTGCTCTGTTCGACCGCACCTACCGCTCTGGCGAAAGCTTTGAGCCTGCGGCTCTGCATGAATCCGACATGCAGTACCTCTATCAGGATGAGTCCGGATATGTCTTCATGGACCAGAAAACCTACGAGCAGACCACCCTGCCGGAAGAAGCCCTCGGCGACCAAAAATACTTCCTGGTCGACAACATGGAGGTCAAGATCCTGATGTTCGGCGAGCGCGGCATCGGCATCACTCTGCCCAACTTCGTCAATCTGCGGGTCACCCAATCCGAACCCTGGGTCAAGGGCGACACCGCCGCCGGCAACAACAAGCCGGCCACCGTAGAGAGCGGCTATACCTTGCAAGTGCCGTCCTTCGTTGAGGAAGGCACCCTGATTCAGATCGACACCCGCACCGGCGAGTACGTTACCCGGGTCAAGGAATAG
- a CDS encoding S1 RNA-binding domain-containing protein — translation MVNIGRVNTLQIHHIDEDGAWLKAGPHRVLLPATEVNTSMKDGDRLEVFLYQNTSGDLAATLKRPKAQVGEFALLKVSAVTRHGAFLDWGLEKDLLVPYSEQPERMRVGRNYIVRVYLDDQGRTVATARIDHCLEKEKEKIDLCEGQEVDLLLWEYTDLGAKVIINHRYGGLLYKNELMPGQRRGEQFKGYIKRLREDQKIDVSLRRGGIEEVKEAQQTILEALDKDGFLPLHDKSSPLEIKQLLGMSKKLFKKAVGGLYKNRQIELADNGIRRKG, via the coding sequence ATGGTTAACATCGGTCGCGTCAACACTTTGCAGATTCATCACATCGACGAAGACGGAGCCTGGCTAAAGGCTGGTCCCCATCGTGTTTTGCTGCCTGCCACCGAGGTGAATACTTCGATGAAAGACGGCGACCGGTTAGAGGTCTTTCTCTATCAAAACACTAGCGGTGATCTCGCTGCGACTCTAAAACGACCCAAGGCTCAAGTCGGTGAATTCGCTCTGCTCAAGGTCAGCGCCGTGACCCGCCACGGAGCTTTTCTGGACTGGGGATTGGAAAAGGACCTGTTGGTTCCCTATAGCGAGCAACCGGAGCGGATGCGAGTCGGCCGAAACTACATCGTCAGAGTCTATCTCGATGATCAGGGACGGACCGTCGCCACTGCGCGTATCGACCACTGTCTGGAAAAAGAAAAAGAAAAGATCGATCTGTGCGAAGGCCAGGAAGTGGACCTGCTGCTATGGGAATATACTGATCTCGGCGCCAAAGTGATCATCAACCATCGCTACGGTGGTCTTCTTTACAAAAACGAATTGATGCCAGGCCAACGGCGCGGCGAACAATTTAAGGGTTATATCAAACGCCTTCGCGAAGATCAGAAGATCGATGTTTCTTTACGCCGTGGAGGTATTGAGGAAGTGAAGGAAGCCCAGCAGACCATTCTCGAAGCTCTGGACAAGGACGGTTTTCTGCCTTTGCATGACAAAAGCTCGCCACTGGAGATCAAGCAGCTTCTGGGCATGAGTAAAAAGTTGTTCAAAAAGGCTGTCGGAGGTCTGTACAAGAATCGGCAGATCGAATTGGCCGACAATGGGATTCGCAGAAAAGGTTGA
- a CDS encoding nitroreductase family protein has translation MIEFVVDNKKCTRCGECVKDCPVGIITLEESGPELIADKVKLCLKCQHCLAICPTAAISVLGRNPADSQPLAGHLPSAEEVETLIRGRRSVRRFAPEPVDSETIGRLLRTAAHAPTGRNNLGVQFTVVEDQATMKQLREETLAGIRQAAEAERLPKGLEFFAGIVKAWDRGTDIIFRDAPHLLIVSAPKAGPTPAADGYIALCTFELMASSLGLGTMWNGFATWALVDIAPQVGAKLGIPESHELVYTMLFGEPAVQYHRTVQRDQDANIHQLVW, from the coding sequence ATGATCGAATTTGTGGTGGATAATAAGAAGTGCACCCGTTGCGGTGAGTGTGTTAAGGATTGCCCTGTCGGTATTATTACCCTTGAAGAAAGCGGCCCGGAACTCATTGCCGACAAAGTTAAACTGTGCCTTAAATGCCAGCATTGCCTGGCTATCTGCCCGACGGCGGCGATCAGCGTATTGGGCAGAAATCCTGCTGACAGTCAGCCTCTGGCAGGGCACCTGCCATCAGCTGAAGAGGTTGAGACACTCATTCGTGGTCGCCGTTCCGTGCGGCGTTTTGCTCCCGAACCGGTTGACAGCGAGACCATCGGTCGGCTGCTGAGGACTGCCGCCCATGCCCCCACCGGCCGGAATAACCTCGGTGTGCAGTTCACGGTGGTCGAAGACCAGGCCACCATGAAACAGTTGCGCGAAGAGACTCTGGCCGGAATCCGCCAGGCGGCGGAGGCCGAACGCCTGCCCAAGGGGCTGGAGTTTTTTGCCGGGATCGTCAAGGCCTGGGATCGCGGTACCGATATTATCTTTCGTGACGCACCTCATTTGTTGATCGTATCGGCACCGAAGGCGGGTCCGACCCCTGCGGCTGATGGTTATATTGCTCTCTGTACTTTCGAGTTGATGGCCAGCAGTCTGGGGCTCGGCACTATGTGGAACGGCTTTGCCACCTGGGCCCTGGTCGATATTGCGCCTCAAGTGGGTGCCAAGCTCGGTATCCCCGAGTCCCATGAACTGGTCTATACCATGTTGTTCGGTGAACCGGCGGTGCAGTACCATCGCACCGTGCAGCGGGACCAGGACGCCAATATCCATCAGTTGGTTTGGTAG
- a CDS encoding LemA family protein, which produces MIGLIVLAVLLLILAVLTIYVVTIYNGLVSLKNNIDKAWSNIDVLLKQRFDELPKLIKVCEGYMQHEQKTLEAVIKARSMVQNARGGKDSLQAQNMLTDTLRSLFMVVERYPDLKADTAFQSLSQRISELEDMIADRREYYNDAVTIYNIRIEQFPDVIIARLFNFAARTLWQIDAAHREDVEVSFQHM; this is translated from the coding sequence ATGATCGGCTTGATCGTACTCGCTGTGCTGCTGCTGATACTGGCAGTACTGACTATCTATGTAGTCACCATCTATAACGGCCTGGTAAGCCTGAAAAACAATATCGACAAAGCCTGGAGCAACATCGATGTGCTGCTCAAGCAGCGCTTCGATGAACTGCCCAAGCTGATCAAGGTCTGCGAAGGCTACATGCAGCACGAACAAAAGACCCTGGAAGCGGTGATCAAAGCCCGTTCCATGGTGCAAAATGCCCGTGGCGGCAAAGATAGCCTGCAAGCCCAGAACATGCTCACCGACACCCTGCGTTCACTTTTCATGGTGGTGGAGCGCTATCCCGATCTGAAAGCCGACACCGCCTTTCAGAGCTTGAGTCAGCGAATCTCCGAACTGGAGGACATGATCGCTGACCGCCGCGAGTACTACAACGACGCGGTGACCATCTACAACATCCGCATCGAGCAATTCCCCGACGTCATCATCGCCCGGCTGTTCAACTTTGCCGCCCGCACCCTGTGGCAAATCGATGCCGCCCACCGCGAAGATGTCGAGGTGAGCTTTCAGCACATGTAA
- a CDS encoding EF-P lysine aminoacylase GenX, with product MDGNWALTRKRPRLEQRARIVQMIRAFFNAREYLEVETPQRLPGNAPEAHIDAMTSADWFLHTSPELCMKRLLAAGYEKLFQICHCWRDGERGKRHLPEFTMLEWYAIDCDYRRLMDECEILLRALAPQDNIVYQGETIDLSGPFERLTVAEAFDRYASLGLATALETNRFDELLTLEVEPLLGRDRPTFLIEYPSELAALARCHPERPQVAERFELYVAGIELANAFSELTDPTEQRRRFDADEAERRAAGKPPYPVPDKFLTELAAMPEAAGIALGLDRLVMLLTDATTIDEVVTFTPELL from the coding sequence ATGGATGGCAATTGGGCGCTGACCAGAAAGCGTCCGCGGCTGGAACAAAGGGCCCGGATCGTACAGATGATCCGGGCCTTTTTTAATGCCCGGGAATATCTGGAAGTCGAGACCCCTCAGCGATTACCGGGCAACGCCCCTGAAGCCCATATCGATGCAATGACCAGTGCTGACTGGTTCTTGCATACCAGCCCTGAGCTGTGCATGAAACGGCTGCTGGCAGCGGGCTATGAGAAACTGTTTCAGATCTGCCACTGCTGGCGGGATGGAGAACGGGGCAAGCGCCACCTGCCCGAATTCACCATGCTCGAATGGTATGCCATCGACTGCGACTACCGCCGCTTGATGGACGAATGCGAGATACTGCTTCGAGCGTTGGCACCGCAGGATAATATTGTCTATCAAGGTGAGACCATTGACCTGAGTGGCCCCTTTGAACGGCTCACCGTAGCAGAAGCTTTTGATCGCTATGCCAGCTTAGGACTGGCCACGGCCCTGGAGACGAATCGCTTTGACGAATTGCTAACCCTGGAGGTCGAACCGCTCCTGGGCCGAGATCGGCCGACATTTCTTATCGAATACCCCTCTGAACTTGCAGCTCTTGCCCGTTGCCATCCCGAGCGCCCTCAAGTAGCCGAACGTTTTGAACTCTATGTGGCAGGCATTGAGTTAGCTAACGCCTTTTCCGAATTGACCGATCCCACAGAACAACGCCGACGGTTCGACGCTGATGAAGCCGAGCGCCGAGCAGCCGGCAAGCCCCCCTATCCTGTCCCGGATAAATTCCTTACCGAGCTAGCCGCCATGCCCGAAGCAGCCGGCATCGCCCTCGGTCTCGATCGCCTGGTGATGCTGCTCACTGACGCCACCACCATCGATGAAGTGGTAACCTTCACCCCCGAATTACTGTAA
- a CDS encoding nitroreductase family protein, with translation MDFTQLISRRQSVRRYSDRPVESEKQDRLIEAVRLAPSACNAQPWSLLLVDEPTLRTEVAKASFGKVLSFNQFAVQAPLIAVLVIEPPPMTVRLGTLIKRRQLPLIDIGIAAAQLCLQAAELGLGSCMLGWFDEGKIKRLLNIPLRRRIGLLVTIGYAAPNYPLRNKQRKPATAMSSRNGYCIKA, from the coding sequence ATGGACTTTACCCAGCTTATCAGCCGTCGCCAGAGCGTTCGCCGTTACAGCGACCGTCCGGTAGAATCCGAAAAGCAGGATCGGCTTATCGAGGCGGTGCGCCTGGCCCCTTCAGCCTGCAACGCTCAGCCCTGGTCCCTGCTGCTGGTTGACGAACCGACTCTGCGTACAGAGGTGGCCAAGGCCTCTTTCGGCAAAGTTCTTTCCTTTAACCAGTTTGCCGTACAGGCACCATTGATAGCAGTGTTGGTTATAGAACCGCCCCCGATGACGGTTCGGCTTGGGACGCTGATCAAAAGGCGGCAACTTCCCCTGATCGACATCGGTATCGCAGCTGCGCAGCTCTGCCTCCAGGCCGCAGAACTCGGACTCGGCAGCTGCATGCTAGGTTGGTTTGACGAGGGAAAAATTAAACGATTGCTGAACATCCCCCTCCGGCGCCGAATCGGCCTGCTGGTTACCATCGGCTATGCCGCACCAAACTACCCCCTGCGCAATAAGCAGCGTAAACCGGCCACCGCCATGAGCAGCCGCAACGGCTATTGCATCAAAGCCTGA